The following proteins come from a genomic window of Methanofastidiosum sp.:
- a CDS encoding potassium channel protein: MPKRRKISRPFKYKPVSVKDLLVEMKDISELMVDLAYSSILFKNKEIAEDVTELESRMDELNYRIRITAMLAARSVEDAERISAVLQFASASEKISNAAGDLSNIILRDMKIHPIVYEALEDAEEQIEKYEVSPKSIISHMTLKKAELGSKIGTYIIAVKRKDSIKYNPSKGFVIKEGDVLIARGSNTGLEILKSICSGIKTKW; this comes from the coding sequence ATGCCCAAAAGACGGAAAATATCAAGACCTTTTAAGTATAAGCCAGTGAGCGTAAAAGATCTTTTAGTTGAGATGAAAGATATCTCTGAGTTAATGGTAGATTTAGCCTATTCTTCAATACTTTTCAAAAATAAAGAAATAGCAGAAGATGTAACTGAACTTGAGAGCAGAATGGATGAATTAAATTATAGAATAAGGATAACGGCGATGCTTGCTGCAAGGAGTGTTGAAGACGCAGAAAGAATTTCTGCTGTTTTGCAATTTGCCTCAGCTTCTGAAAAAATATCAAATGCAGCTGGAGATTTATCCAATATTATCTTAAGAGACATGAAAATACATCCAATAGTCTATGAGGCTCTTGAAGACGCTGAAGAACAGATAGAAAAATATGAAGTATCGCCTAAATCAATAATATCCCACATGACACTGAAAAAAGCGGAACTAGGGTCTAAAATAGGCACTTATATAATCGCTGTAAAAAGAAAAGACTCTATCAAATATAATCCTTCAAAGGGTTTTGTTATTAAAGAAGGGGATGTACTAATTGCAAGAGGTAGCAACACTGGCCTTGAAATATTGAAGAGTATATGTAGTGGAATTAAAACAAAGTGGTGA
- a CDS encoding DUF373 family protein — protein sequence MFEKKILVLSVDRDNDLGVKTGIQGPIIGEKNILNAAMELGTADPTESDTNVLFRAIQVYRKLKKEDTPCEVVALTGDIDVGVKSDIVLSDQLDHVLKKIKIKGVILVTDGREDENILPAIQSKVSIISIDRIVIQQSETIEETYFILHRYIKEIMEDRKLAGLMLGAPGLVFLLFGAAFLLGKPQLGWFGFLFIIGIYLFFKGFGIDNFLKKEFSPKRVGFVFYLIAVLLGIVGVWQSYYYLLQFPTWQSIPLVIATILSRIELIYVAFAIAMFGRFIEAYSTNKKEVISTLALTFFTAVFSFILYQSANFILGSISLEILMIYLVIAGGLAILFMRLTGKLRIKITPEACS from the coding sequence ATGTTTGAGAAGAAAATATTGGTACTTTCAGTTGATAGGGATAATGATCTGGGAGTAAAAACAGGTATTCAAGGACCTATAATAGGAGAAAAAAATATCCTAAATGCAGCAATGGAACTCGGTACAGCTGACCCTACTGAATCTGATACAAATGTTCTTTTTAGGGCAATACAAGTTTATCGAAAACTAAAAAAAGAGGATACCCCTTGTGAAGTTGTAGCACTTACTGGAGATATCGATGTTGGTGTAAAATCTGACATAGTACTATCAGATCAACTTGATCACGTTCTTAAAAAAATAAAGATTAAGGGAGTAATTCTTGTAACAGATGGGCGAGAAGATGAAAATATTTTACCAGCCATTCAATCAAAGGTATCTATAATATCGATAGATAGAATAGTTATACAGCAAAGCGAAACAATTGAAGAAACTTATTTTATTCTTCACAGATACATAAAAGAGATCATGGAAGATCGAAAACTTGCAGGGCTTATGCTAGGAGCGCCTGGATTAGTTTTCCTACTTTTTGGGGCGGCTTTTTTATTGGGAAAACCACAACTAGGGTGGTTTGGATTTTTATTTATCATTGGGATATACTTATTTTTCAAGGGATTTGGAATTGATAATTTCTTAAAGAAAGAATTTTCTCCGAAGAGAGTTGGATTTGTTTTTTATCTTATCGCAGTATTATTGGGCATTGTCGGAGTATGGCAGAGTTATTATTATCTTCTTCAATTTCCAACTTGGCAAAGTATACCTTTAGTAATAGCAACAATTCTATCAAGAATAGAACTCATATATGTTGCTTTTGCAATAGCTATGTTTGGTAGATTCATAGAAGCTTACTCCACTAATAAGAAAGAGGTAATAAGTACACTTGCGCTAACATTTTTCACAGCAGTATTTTCATTTATATTGTATCAGTCGGCCAATTTTATCCTAGGTTCAATATCCTTAGAAATTCTAATGATTTATTTAGTCATAGCCGGTGGATTGGCAATCTTATTCATGAGACTAACTGGGAAATTAAGAATAAAAATTACGCCTGAGGCCTGCAGTTAG
- a CDS encoding MTH1187 family thiamine-binding protein, with protein MIVEISFVPIGVGTSLSTYIAKVIKNIEKSGLKYQLTSMGTIVEGEWNEISKLIDNSHNLLFEMGIERIITNIKIDYRLDKKSSMQDKIDSVKKKMVETDV; from the coding sequence TTGATAGTAGAAATATCTTTTGTCCCTATTGGAGTTGGAACATCTCTTAGTACATATATAGCTAAAGTTATTAAAAACATAGAAAAAAGTGGATTAAAGTATCAGCTCACTTCTATGGGAACAATTGTAGAAGGAGAGTGGAACGAGATATCTAAATTAATTGATAACTCACATAATTTATTATTTGAAATGGGAATAGAAAGAATTATAACTAACATAAAGATTGATTATAGGCTAGACAAGAAGTCTTCCATGCAAGATAAAATAGACTCAGTCAAAAAGAAGATGGTAGAAACCGATGTTTGA